From a single Aggregatilinea lenta genomic region:
- a CDS encoding ABC transporter ATP-binding protein, translated as MSQAATLPESAPGSADKARPIFIECENLVKIYKIADLEVVALQGLDLLIRQGEMMALVGPSGSGKSTLMNILGGLDSPTAGRVRVGDYNLLEMSRRDQVRYRRHMVGFVWQQTARNLLPYLTAEENVELPMALAGFPLRERRARATDLLERVGLGDRLNHRPDRLSGGEQQRVAIAVGMANRPALLLADEPTGEVDSHSAEQIFHSLRTLNEEFGVTVMIVTHDMSVSTRVDRVIGMRDGRTSTEILRRREGDVALHEEEYAILDRAGRLQLPEAYIEALDMEDRVRLHLNEDHIGVWPEHTVQGEPSSNGREDK; from the coding sequence ATGAGCCAGGCAGCAACACTACCGGAAAGCGCTCCCGGATCGGCGGACAAGGCCCGCCCGATCTTCATCGAGTGCGAGAATCTGGTCAAAATTTATAAGATCGCGGATCTGGAAGTGGTCGCCTTGCAGGGGCTGGACCTGCTGATCCGCCAGGGCGAGATGATGGCGCTGGTGGGGCCGTCCGGGTCCGGCAAGTCCACGCTGATGAACATCCTCGGCGGGCTGGATTCCCCGACTGCCGGGCGTGTGCGCGTGGGCGACTATAACCTGCTCGAAATGTCGCGCCGCGATCAGGTGCGCTACCGGCGGCACATGGTCGGCTTCGTGTGGCAGCAGACGGCGCGCAACCTGCTGCCGTACCTGACCGCCGAAGAAAACGTCGAGCTACCGATGGCGCTGGCCGGATTCCCGCTGCGCGAGCGGCGCGCCCGCGCGACCGACCTGCTGGAGCGCGTCGGCCTGGGCGACCGCCTGAACCACCGCCCTGATCGCCTCTCCGGCGGGGAGCAGCAGCGCGTCGCGATCGCGGTTGGCATGGCGAACCGTCCGGCCCTGCTGCTGGCCGACGAGCCGACGGGCGAGGTGGACAGTCATTCCGCCGAGCAGATTTTCCACTCCCTGCGCACGCTGAACGAAGAGTTCGGCGTGACGGTGATGATCGTGACGCACGACATGAGCGTATCGACGCGCGTGGATCGCGTGATTGGCATGCGCGACGGGCGCACCAGCACCGAGATTTTGCGGCGGCGCGAGGGCGACGTGGCGCTGCACGAAGAAGAATATGCCATCCTCGACCGCGCCGGGCGTCTGCAACTGCCCGAAGCGTACATCGAAGCGCTGGATATGGAAGATCGCGTCCGGCTGCACCTCAACGAAGATCACATCGGCGTGTGGCCGGAGCATACCGTCCAGGGCGAGCCGAGCAGCAACGGGCGGGAGGACAAGTAG